The stretch of DNA GATATTGATTTCTTCCCAGAAGAAAGTCGAATTAACCCTGATTCAGGACAGGTAAACAGAAAATTAATCCAATTTATATTCTTTAATCAATATTGATACATATTCGAGAGCCACGAAATAATCCGTGCTCGTTTGCTGCGGAATAATGCGTAGACATTGCTTCAATAATGAGGAATCTCGGTACTATGAGACACAAAAACGAGCCCCGTCGAGTCTTAATTCCACCACTATGCTGTCAGATAAGTTCTGTCGACgattgtgatcggtggttcGATCAATTGGATGTTTTCTGGATTAGTCACGACGGAGGTTCCGTTTCTACTGCGCTGCGCTTCAAGTCAATGTTGCAACGGGGCATAGAGCTGGCCTCCCTTAATGCCGCCTGGGCTTCGTCAGCTTAGTGATATTTCCCGACTGTGTTTGGCTGAGAAGTATGGTAAGAGTTGAGTAGTTCATCGTAGCTGTTTGTAGTAATGATTGTGTTTATCCTAATTTGTAGCCGTGAatcagacccaatcgatgcaggatcagatGTCGGGAGTTGCAGTGGCCATGCTACAAGATCCCAAAGCAGAAATGGGAAGCATTAGAAATTACCGAATACCAGAATGCGTTGGCTGATGTCGTATCAGAACTACTGGCTAAATGTTGTTAATATCGTATTTTAGATTGCTCAACAAATGAATAAAGATGCATATAATAGCTCAAACATTACtaaataaattcataacaataCAAAAGTCAAGATCCCTACATTTAGACCCACCGCGAGGCATACAGCCGTAGAAGAAATTGGGTAGACTTAGAGCAAGCACAATGATTAAAATCAGGGTGAATGGAGGATTAGAAGCCGACTAACAGAGATATAAGAAATCCGTCAGGGGGCGAAATGAGTAAATAAGTAATGTAAGTAATGGCGGATATAAAAATGAGAAACTATGTAAAATATCGATGATGCAACGCTAAAATCAGCTTTCAACAGACTGAAATACCTCCGTTGGACCGGATGGAATCCTAGCAATGATTCTGATTGCAGTGGGATTGCTGTCTTCAATACGAAATTTATTCAGTTTTTCCTTGTCAGTGGGTATCTTCCCTTCGCTTTGGGAGAGAGCATACAATTTTCCGATTCACAAAAAAGGGGACAAAAGAAACGTTGATAATTATCGAGGAATCTCTACTCTGAACAGTGTGTTAAAACTTTTTGAATTTCCATCGACCAACATGGATTCATGCCGAAGATTATTATACTGCAACGAATCTTCTTTCTTTCACGACGTACGTTTTGGATGGAATGTCCAATGGTATGACCAAAACGGATGCAGTCTACACAGATCTGTCAGATCTGTCTACATAGAAAATCAACCACGATATTGCAGTGCAAAAGTTAGACAAGCTTGGTTTCAGCGGAAATCTTTTGCATTGGCTGAAATCTTGTTTGATTGAACGCTCCCTCACGAAGAAAATTGGCGATTGTCTTTCTGACGATTTCTCAGCAACATCAGGAATACCTCAAGGAAGTCATCTTGGTCCTTTGATATTCTTGATGTACTTCAATGATGTAAATCTTGTACTGGAAGGACTCCAGCTTTCTTTCACTGGCGATTTGAAGCTGTTTCATACGTGAGGTCTGAGAGTAACGCATTATTTCTCCAGTGACAATTGGAAATTGGTGCATGGGCAATCGAATGACACTGAATCCAAATAAGTGCTCCATGATCATTATCTCAAGAAGGACAGATACAATTAATTTCGGCTATCATCTTGATGGTGTTAAGTCTGCCAAAGTCGTTTGTATAAAGGATCTAGGCGTTTATTTGGATTGCAAACTTAATTTCAAAACTCATGTCAATTACATCGTTGGGGAATCCTCCCGTAGCCTCGGTTTCATTATGCGAATTGCGAGAAATTTCAAAGATGTCCATTGCCTGAAATTTTGTTCTGTGCTTTAGTTCGCTCTACACTGGAATACTGTTCAGCGATTTGGAATCCGTATTATTCGAATGGAGTCAACAGAATCTAAGTCGTGCAAAAACGGCTCATTCGATTCGCTTTACGGTGTTTGCCATGGAACAGCCCTCATAAGCTACCAAGTTATGAGAGCCGATGCCTACTAATCAGTATCGAAACATTACACGTATGGAGAGATCTCATCCGCACCTTACTGATATACGTCGTCTTGACGGCTAGAACAGAATGCCCAGTGATACAATCTCCAAGTTCAACCTCGAAATCtacgttcgttgtggattaccttccaacgcgagtggcacgagtcaaaggatttttgtcattcgttgattcgacactcgatgacattcgatacaccgctacacgattcgtccgaatctatctttgacagattggtttgtttacaagttttagatgaaggaactatgaaattgatttataaaattcaaaatattcggcaaaatattgcagtttaataatgttgattacAAGCATTATTAATTTACTGCccgatatcaatacaattgctacagcagcaatttcaatactcgcatcgtcatccagtttcctaacgtttttgatggtaaataaaaacaataaacattcgatccacatactcgccgattgtttggaccgattgcattgaatcgaacattcacttcaccgtgtagcagcacattcgtcacaacatttgtcgattcatcgagtcaaatgtttgagtccaacattcgagtgaaacgttggacgaatcgtgtagcgcccgcataatcattgcaaatattttcccaaaaatcgtcatacgagggtcgttcaaaaaataaggttcagtgcctcagaaatcgcagaaaaataaagttgggacaaaaaacaaggcgattttcgtaatctacgttttattttctatgttTCTACATAATGGCCGTAACGTTCgatgcatttttcatagcgtggcacgaccTCTTCTCGGCTTTGTTGGAACTCTTTCCGCCATCGGTTCACCATTTGAAGACTCATACACCCTACACCATACACTGAACACAATTCTTGATGAATTTCAGCACCACtatcagggatgccaggtttgaagacatgtcttcgttttgaagacatttgacctactgtgaagacatttgacctactgtgaagacatttgatttgtgaagacattttgaaaacaatatgaaatatgtgaagacatttcagtatgatagcgtatgtgggttattgattgatattatttccatgaaattctaactattggccgacaatatcgtcaaaaaaggtAGGGCTTTTGTCTTTTGTTCGCTTTTCTATCATTGTCACTTGTTCGcttttgttcttagtaatcaacGGAGACTTTTGTCACGGGGTTATTAACctgcttttttcaaactttttcaagctgaaaaacCACATGCATATAAAATGAATTAAACATCAAAgcgacttttacttcaaattctaGAGAACTTCCAGCGGTTTGAATGCATATTGCCACTAgaaacattagttcatttgcgttcGAGTATTCGAATAATggtgacattgtattttttattattttgggcctatactatacaatagattaaccttcTTTCAAACgatcacttcacaaatcgaaggttttccggttaaataccgtttcaataattagtttatGGATATAGTTTAAGTTACAACCAAAatacaataaacaaattgagttatcacagttccgtttttgtggaagaactgGGCCTATATTACCTCAATCAATGGTAtatcaagccaattatcatttctaaactcataaatttagttcgcagttgcGCAATATGTTCtatgttcacatttattgaaataaacttcaacatCTAAAAGTAAGTTTAATAAAATGCGCTGTATAACAATACCAATTTAAAGAAACATTGAATTAGCTATTAAACTTTGCtcaaaagtaagttatgaattttagtttcatccgatatgattgtgaagacatttttccgtaccatgtgaagacatttgaagacatttttccgtaccatgtgaagacatttgaagacattttttcgtaccatgtgaagacaattcaaaaatcacctggcattccTGACCACTATTGTTTTTCGCGGTCAGAAAACGAATGGTAGAACGTAACTCATATTTGAACGATTTTTTAAGCGGCACCAAGGTTTCTTGCAAACTGCTTAAAATGTTGTGAAATCACATGGTAAAAATTTTGTAGTTCCAACTTTTCATGCGAGATTGTGCTGGGGCACTGAAACTTcattttgaacgaccctcgtatatacCCATTTTTCTGGAGAgtgtagtatttaccaaaaaatttgtCATATATACCATTTTTTCCTGAGAGTGTCCGAAAcattcgatttgtttacatcacTTACATTCTGTATCGGAAACGCGCGATTGTATTGCCAGGTATTAATAGACAAACGTTTCGTATCGTGAATACGGTAAAATTTGAGATATCTGTTCAATTTTATCGGAAAAATATACCTCTGAGAGATGGCCGAAGAGGAGCAGGTATGTTTGGTTCACATTTTTCGGCGTTGAAATCGAGaatgaatgtttgttttttttcagatgCCAATCATACCGGTAAAAGAGCCGCTGGATCTGATTCGACTCAGCTTGGATGAAAAGATTTATGTTAAGATGAGAAATGAACGAGAGTTGCGTGGACGATTGCATGTAAGTTTAAATAACTCAAATCTAGATGGGATTCACTTCTGTCAACTACTGAAACAGGCTTTCGATCAGCATTTAAACATGGTTCTGGGTGACGCCGAGGAAACAGTGACCACAGTGGAAATTGATGAGGAAACCTACGAGGAAGTGTATAAGACTACCAAGCGTACCATACCGATGCTGTTTGTCCGAGGGGATGGCGTAATTTTGGTTTCTCCTCCTATGCGAGTGGGTAATTAAATTCGGAGGCTTCGGATAGGGGCGCATTAAATATTATTACAATGAACAAAtcaataatatatatatttgctGAGTATTGCCTAAAGCTACTTATATTTCCGAAATCATTTTCACGCCTTTCAACCCAGCCAAGATGTTACATGCGGTAATACGGGACATTTCCGTGCGAGTTTCTACATCTGCGCTGCCTATATGTGGCAATATGACAACATTGCTCATTTGCAGCAAGGGACTATCGATTGGCAATGGCTCGGGCGTTGTCACATCTAATCCGGCTGCCCTGATTTTTCCCGCCTTCAGAGCATGTATCAGATCATGCTGTTCGACAACACCTCCACGGCTTGTATTGATGAGTATCGTGGAGGGTTTCATTCGTGAGAAAACGGAATCGTCGAACAGGTTAGCGGTTTGCGTATTATACGAGCAGGCAATGATCAGAAAATCGCTGGTTTCAACGAGTTCATCAAAGGGAACCTGACTGACCCCGAGCTCTTCTGCCGTGAGGCATTTGTCAGTACGGCTAGTGAACTGTATTTGGGCTGGTTTGAAAGGAATCAAACGCTTCGCAACCTCCTGGCCGATTCGCCCGAATCCGAAAATACCAACGGTTGAATCTTTTATTCCCGTTCCACACATCCACATCGGTGACCAACTCTTCCATCCACCATTATGGGCTTCCTTATTAGCCTCTATCAAACGTCGGGCAGTTGCCAGAAGTAGGGCTACCGTAAGCTCGGCTGTGGCATCCGTTAACACATCGGGGGTATATCCAATACGGATGCCACGATCGCGACACTCCTTCACGTCAATATGGTCGAAGCTTGGGAGGCAATACGGAGTGTTATCAACACTGTTAATACGATTGAAGATAAAACTTACCCCACCGAAATGGTGCAAACAACCTTCAAGCTGGGACCAGCCTGATCCAACAGTTCCTTATCGATACGATCGTTCAGCGAACAAAAGATTGCATCTTTGCCGACTACATTTTTCAGAAACTCATCTCGCGGCACCGGATAAGCTTCGTCCCATGTCGAAACGTTGCATCTGCAAAACAATGCGCTCCTATATTATCGAGTGAACAGTATTTACTAACTCAGCTGACGTACTCTTCCTTCAGCAGATCCAATCCGATACGAGCGTAATCATTCCTTGTGACGTAGACCTTGGGCTTCATGTTGAAATAGCAGTAATCCCGCTGCGATGAGACCACTGCTAGTGCGTTTTGACTTACGACCAGGGCAGTACTGACCAGGTTTGACACTTTCCGTAGGTATCGTGGTTGGAGAAAAATATTCATCCTATATGAGCAGCAGCCAACAGCTGATTGCGTGTCTGTTGTGTTTCGTCGAGACGAAGCCGTCCGTTGTCTGCGAGGATGTATATAAGCATCTGTGTTTAGCTTGCTATCTCTGTCTCTTTTTCTATGTAGCAAACAGAGTTCACTCGGATGAACGTAATTTGAAATTGCCTCGGAACGCTTGTTTACATCTCAGTATTTGACAGTCGGTGGAATAGTAGACTTCGCCACGCGCTGAATGATTCGATCTGTGTTGTTGAAACAAACTTTTGCAACCAGCACAATGTCGGGCAAATCGAAAGGATCGAAGGGAGGCAAAAGTACGGCAAAGGAACCAATTGCATCACCTCAAGGCCCAGTGTATGTGGATCCAAAGTCCGGAAATGTATTGATAAAGATTCAAGCAAAGCCCGGGGCCAAATCAAACGGGATAACTGACATTGGCGAAGAAGGAGTAGGCGTTCAGATAGGTGAGTGATTACGACTAAATTGTGtatggagcaattccacgcaAAATTAGCCGgccggatttttttttgaaacgtgGTCAATTGTGGAAATTGTGACTGACTTTTCAAAAGAGCGTATTCGGAATCATTAATtcgtgtttaaaaaaaaaatctcaactcaAAATACagctgtctgattaaaatatgatggttgacaaagttgttggaaaattaatgcactatttaggaaaaataacattttaaatgtaccATTAAAAATTTCACTCAAAACTGAATTGAATATTAAAagcttttatatctcaaaacagcAGATAATCTGACTGAATTTGTTGAAAATGTCCATGAttcaggggctgtccacataccacgtggacaactttagggggcgtagggggtacgaaaatgtccgcgcttgtccacggtgagggaggagggggtttagataatgtccacgtggacacataaaatgaatatttctgaaaatacaatataatcaaaaatgaatgaaatctgctctgcattttcatcgaatttcaatcTTGCCGCTCCTTACGTGgactccgtatttatcaataaaagaccatattttttcatatcgttGAACTGTTTCGCTGAAATGCGTATTCTGAGAGTAACACACATGAACTGAGAGTGATGAGTTTATTTACATTCCGACAGGACGAAGACACCATCAAAGATACTCAGAATcttgtaatttgaaaaaatgcacgACATACTTTTCTTAGGTACGGGTTTGTTGTTGTCTCTGTCTTTCGAGAACTCCAAAGGTGATGAACCAAAGGAAAATGAACAACGAATTACCTGGTGAAGCTTGGTTACGTAGAACGTTACTATATATCGATTCCATACTATTGCATCTTGTGTCTGGTGAGATTGGAATGGAATTCTGATTTATGTGCTCCTTCAAAGCTTCGATAAATTCTAACAAGTACTGCTAAAAAACTAAACGAAATTAAAGTCAGCGATCCAAAGCAAACTAACAGAATTAGCCAATATGATAGACGTCGTATTCCAATGTCAAATTTCATTCTCTTTGACAGACCGGCCGAAAATGTTATGTTTCcctatgactaaaacgtcaaaaccctcatattgccagtgtactcaatattgctgcggttcactgacattttggttctgtcaattactgttgtttacaactcggtccggtgatatagtcgaatagtggctaactttaaactccatgttaaatgtgaacaacTCCATGtaaaaccgaaatatgaaaatcgctcatgcagttagaatcaaagcatactatctccgtgatttcaacgatttcaatcctctcaaatgatatgttggtaaacaaatgacgccatattgaacttgatgtctaacccctgattTCACCCGTCGtcctcaccagatattgcaccTTCCGGTTATCGGGCCACTTTTCTTGAGCGCAATAATTTCGACTTATAGAATAGCATGAAAAAGAACCTTGCCCAGTTTTTTTTAAGAGAAACCAAACATGTTTTGGGAGGTCGGGCTTAGATGTTGTGGAAGGATCGACCTCACACTGTGTAAACTAGGAATAAGAATTAGGCAATCAATAGTTTGAAAAAGAGGCCACGCAGAGAAACTCGATGTTTGGAAGCCGCATGAATTATTCTAAAGGAAGTTGATTgactaattttcatcagcgaagcacaactaaaggcccatttatacgttgctagtagctgacttcacaacgagcagctactgacccggtgaactcgcttgacaaatggttgactcgccttgtccgttcacacaatgtgagctgctgacaagaaactagatactaagtacgggtttaccagagatgccagacgatttttcaaatgtccatcaaatagtcagaaacagcaatcaggtccgaatttgacagatgattgatccgaaatcaacttatttattggctgttttcggcttaggttttcagttgaatttatcattacacaattttaaattttatcgcgagacacacgctggccgtgtttacaaatactttgtgctgaatttctttgaactgagggtactatccgaaaaaagcagaaagaaaaaaggattcgggccaggaattggatgcaaagaaaaggagtaacaaatacaatactggagtaactccacgatgatgatccccgagagtacagagcagtgttggaaataacacctgaaaaagtgaaaaaactgttggatttaattgctccacaaatacaacgccaatatacactcatgagtgaaactagaaatgatgtgcctttcttctggaatatggaatatatatcagattattgtcgctattttttagaacctcgaaagcatccatagcttaattaattccgaaagtatgtggtgctacaaatggcagtctaaaagatttttcaaaatttgatttacttcgcgttgacagcagcttcgtgtaccaatttgtgaaatgaaaatgatagtagattcgccggaggaataaatacgtctcaaaaactaaaataatgaatgaaaatatactttttttcaaatcgaatatgtattctgtttcttagaacaatacttttttttgcaagttgtgagtgaattttgaatgaaaattgtgcccgatgatgattttatatttagattcccaataaaactgtctcaataagaaaacgtgccccgccagtgtgccaaacaaaataacaacgattccgtttagaaactattagggttttatttgtttttccaatatttttcaagtctataaatatcttcgcatattttcaaatatcttaaaaatagagacatttgtttacatttggcatccctgattcgaacgctaaattctgttttttgacgttttgagggatgcgagtgcgagtaaattcaaaaaactttgaagtagctcgcacgccgaatcacacatgacactaactggcatgatgtgttcacacggtgtgagtagctgcactgcagtaactgactagatcgactcgtatgcttactcgcaccgtctgaacccggcttaaatcAACCCATTTCTGGAGCAAATAATCACGGTTGATAGAAATGGGAGAAATACGATATCGTTCGCAAAAGATCATGGGATAAGCGAGACAAACCACTACAAATATCATCAAAGCCTTGActccaaaaaaaagacgggtgggtaatgtcggggacataaccggagtgacgtaggactatacaaaaagggatagcttttgttaaatatatattttaaatatattgttttattttcttctcctacgtgaatacctacctatctacttgaaaaatggattagtttactgttttctctttatgaatatgttgatggttctgaaaagaacctttggtgttgtgtttttgttatcactcgatattcccatcttgttcggttaaaccttcctgtttagctattgcgtttgccactcgccacagctttcacagttggaaaatttcttcccatccagcttgtgacatgttgttcagtaaattacatataatgcgacgtgccggagaaacactttgccgaaccaaagctgctctgttcttgatgcgagttttctgattgtcgtgagcagttttgcaagccaactcgagcactccgacggccgaaactctataatcgctgttaggtatactggtgctccggcaccaatccgttcggcctagttacccttgcggagcaatcagtgaatgcgaccaacagggaactggagacctgcacggttcgagtgagtctttgcctttcccttaacttgttctcctttgttacgtccacgatgccgatgccgtacaaccacacgggtttacggtttgaaagaaaataagatatttttttgggatccgcgtgttttatactcttgcggtacacactcacaggatagagacaaatcggcagactcagccagaggggcgagtccaacgagacgaacgaatgagcgttaaaagggagcgatggcaaaaaaatacattcattacgatttgttcgctcgttggattcatatgcaggctaaaaagggtctttttcaggatcacaaaattatcttcaatctaaagagtttattgttttgttatcactcgatatccccatcttgttcggctaaacctttttgtttagctattgcgtttgccactcgccacagctttcacagttggaaaatttcttcccatccagcttgtgacatgttgttcagtaaattacatttaatgcgacgtgccggagaaacactttgccactcactgaaactaatttttgccttgatgagcgccgaaccgaagctgctctgttcttgatgccgatgccgtacaaccacacgggtttacggtttgaaagaaaataagatatttttttggggtccgcgtgttttatactctagcggtacacactcacaggatagagacaaattggcagactcagccagaggggcgagtccaacgatacgaacgaatgagcgttaaaagggagcgatggcaaaaaaatacattcattacaatttgttcgctcgttggattcacatgcaggctaaaaagggtccttttcaggatcacaacatTATCTGactctaaagagt from Toxorhynchites rutilus septentrionalis strain SRP chromosome 3, ASM2978413v1, whole genome shotgun sequence encodes:
- the LOC129779943 gene encoding U6 snRNA-associated Sm-like protein LSm3; protein product: MAEEEQMPIIPVKEPLDLIRLSLDEKIYVKMRNERELRGRLHAFDQHLNMVLGDAEETVTTVEIDEETYEEVYKTTKRTIPMLFVRGDGVILVSPPMRVGN
- the LOC129779940 gene encoding glyoxylate reductase/hydroxypyruvate reductase; translated protein: MNIFLQPRYLRKVSNLVSTALVVSQNALAVVSSQRDYCYFNMKPKVYVTRNDYARIGLDLLKEECNVSTWDEAYPVPRDEFLKNVVGKDAIFCSLNDRIDKELLDQAGPSLKVVCTISVGFDHIDVKECRDRGIRIGYTPDVLTDATAELTVALLLATARRLIEANKEAHNGGWKSWSPMWMCGTGIKDSTVGIFGFGRIGQEVAKRLIPFKPAQIQFTSRTDKCLTAEELGVSQVPFDELVETSDFLIIACSYNTQTANLFDDSVFSRMKPSTILINTSRGGVVEQHDLIHALKAGKIRAAGLDVTTPEPLPIDSPLLQMSNVVILPHIGSADVETRTEMSRITACNILAGLKGVKMISEI
- the LOC129779942 gene encoding UPF0235 protein C15orf40 homolog, which encodes MIRSVLLKQTFATSTMSGKSKGSKGGKSTAKEPIASPQGPVYVDPKSGNVLIKIQAKPGAKSNGITDIGEEGVGVQIAAPPVDGEANTELIKYLSKLLELRKSDVSLDRGSKSRQKTVVLEKGCRTPEQVMDVFRKESQQS